The following DNA comes from Enterocloster bolteae.
GGAATAGGTCATGCCCTGGGAAAATCCGCAGAACTCTGCTATCTCCCTGGCCACCTCCTCTATCTGAAGCTTGTAGGAAAGCTTTCCTGTGGTAGCTTCGCCGGAAGGCAGTGTGGTGGGGATCTTGTCATAGCCGTAGAACCTGGCCACTTCCTCAGCCAAATCAGCCATGCGCTCCAGGTCCTGGCGCCAGGTAGGAGCAATCACCTCTTTTGTCTCAGGGTCATAGTCCAGTTCAATGGTCTTAAAGTAGGAAAGCATGGTCTCCTCAGGAATGTCCGTGCCTAAAAGCCTGTTTATCTTAACAGCGTCAAAGGGGATCCGCTTACTGGTCCTCTTCTCAGGATAGAGGTCGATGATGCCGCCCACAACCTCTCCAGCCCCCAGCTCCTCAATGAGCTGGCAGGCCCTGTTTACCGCTTCCTCCGCTGTGTTGGGGTCCAGCCCCTTCTCGTATTTTCCGGAAGCATCCGTGCGCAGTCCCACCTTCTTGGCAGACAGACGGATATTGGTGCCGTTGAAGCAGGCTGACTCAAATACCATGGTCTGTACATTATCCGTGATTTTGGAATTCTCTCCGCCCATGATGCCTGCGATTCCCACTTCCTTTTCCCCGTCATTGATCATGAGGATGGTGGAATCCAGCTTTCTCTCCTGTCCGTCCAGGGTCTGGAATACATCCCCGTCCTTAGCGCATTTCACCACGATTTCGCGGCCTGCCAGCTGGTCGTAGTCAAAGGCGTGCATGGGCTGTCCGTACTCTTCCATGACATAGTTGGTGATGTCCACAATATTGTTGATGGGACGGATGCCGTTTCCCGCCAAACGGCGCTGCATCCACTGGGGAGAAGGCGCAAGCTTTATATTTTTAACCATCCTGGCGCAGTAACGGGGACACAGCTCGCTGTTCTCCACCCGCACATTCAGATAGTCGTGGATGTCCTCGCCGTTGCCTGTTGGTGTGACCACCGGGGCATGGAATGCCTTGCCAAAGGTGGCCGCGGCCTCTCTGGCTATGCCAATCACACTGTAGCAGTCCACACGGTTGGATGTAATTTCATATTCGAACACCACGTCCCGCAGTCCCATGATTTCCACTGCGTCGGATCCGGGCACGCTGTCCCCCGGAAGGATGTAGATACCGCTCTCCGGGGCATCCGGGTACATATCCCTGCTGGCTCCCAGTTCCTCCACGGAACACATCATGCCGCAGGACTCCACGCCTCTTAGCTTGCCCTGCTTAATCCTGATTCCTTCCTCAGGAAGGGCGCCTCCGTCGTGGCCTCCCGCCACGCGGCCTCCGTCCAGCACCACAGGCACCTTCTCACCTATGGATTTCTCCGTGATATTGGGGGCGCCTGTGACAATCTGCACCGGCTCTTCCGCTCCCACGTTGACCTGGCATACCACCAGTTTATCTGCATCCGGATGGCCCTTGACCTCAAGAATCTCTCCGACAACGATTTTTTCCAGGTTCTTATCCAGACATGTATAACCTTCTACCTTTGTTCCTGTGAGCGTCATGGCATCCGTGTAATCCTGGGCCGTGACATCCAAATCAGGGACATATGCTTTTATCCATGATAATGCTGTGTTCATGTGTTCTCTCTCCTTCTATGCTGTGAATGTTTATCAGGGCGCATGATCTTAGAACTGTTTCAGGAAACGGATATCGTTTTCATACAGCAGACGCATGTCGTCAATTTCATATTTAAGCAAAGCAATACGCTCCAGTCCCACTCCAAATGCGAATCCAGAATACTCATCCGGGTCAATACCGCACATCTCCAGTACATGGGGGTGTACCATACCGCATCCCAGAATCTCTATCCAGCCCGAACCCTTGCAGAACCGGCAGCCCGAACCGCCGCATTTGAAACAGGTCACATCCACCTCGGCGCTGGGCTCGGTAAATGGGAAGTGGTGGGGGCGGAACTTCACCTTTGTCTCAGGCCCGAACAGCTCTCTGGCGAATTCAGCCAGCGTTCCCTTCAGGTCCGCAAAGGTAATATTCCTGTCAATCACAAGGCCCTCAATCTGATGGAAGGAGGGGGAATGGGTGGCATCCACCTCATCGGAACGGAACACGCGGCCCGGCGCAATCATGCGGATGGGAAGCCTGCCCTTCTCCATGGTACGCACCTGTACCGGTGATGTCTGGCTGCGCAGCAGAATGTTTTCATTGATGTAGAAGGTATCCTGCTCGTCCCTGGCCGGGTGGCCCTTGGGAATGTTCAGCTTCTCAAAGTTATACCTGTCATATTCCACCTCAGGACCTTCCACTACCTCATATCCCATTCCCACGAAAATACGCTCCACCTCTTCCAGGGCAATGGTATTCGGATGGCTGTGGCCCACATTGTTCTTCCTGGCCGGAAGGGTGACGTCGATGACCTCCCTTTTTAACTGCTCCTCTCTGGCTTTCCTGGCCAGGGCAGTCTTAGCTTCCTCCAGTCTTCCCTCGATAAGCCCCCTTACATCATTGACCATCTGGCCCACCTTTGGCCGGTCCTCCGGGGCAACATCCTTCATGCTCTTTAACAGGTTCGTCAGTTCTCCCTTCTTACCCAGATAAGATACACGGATGTCATTCAGTCTCTCCAGCGCTTCGGAAGATTCAATCTGCCTTAACGCCTCTTCTTTGATTTTCTCTAACTGCTCTTTCATGGCTTCTCCTTTTCTTTGTAACCAGATAGAATCCTGCTCCCGGGATTGTCCGTCCGCGTCAGGCATTCCTGAAGCTGCAATCCCCGGGGAACATTTTTGCTTCATGGGATCCGCGTTCCAGGAAACAAAAAAGCCCCGTCTCTTCATCACTGAAGGGACGAGACTGTAAACTCGCGGTACCACCCTGCTTCCTGTATCACCCCAGAACCTATAACTGGAGTATACAGACACTTGATGCACGTAACGTGTGCCTGCGTCACAGACTACCGGAATCCTTTCACGGATTGGCGAAAGCATCCTTTTGCCCGTACAGCTCCGGTGGGAATTTCAACCGTCTATCTGAACCCGGGCAGGCTTTCAGCCGGTGGCCTCCCCTCTCTGATGGAAAATAAACGTCTACTATGCACCTTCATCGCTTTTGATTATCAAATCTAACCTACATTCTAGTCACATTTTCTGAAAATGTCAAGCGGAAAGCCAGAAAAACACATTTGACTTTGAAAAAAAGAAGGGGTAAAGTTATATTCAGGGGCCATTTTGTGGCGGTCCTTCCAAAATACATTACAAAAGAAAGGCATACCCATATGATTCATCGTTATGAAACTCCCTGTATGGACCTGCAGCAGATTCATCAGTCCGGCCAATGTTTCCGCATGGTTCCCCTGCCGGAACATACATACCCTTCAGGGACAAAGAACGGCTACCGGCTCATCAGCGGCCTCCGCGTCCTGCGCGCGTGGCAGGACGGCCCTTTCGTCTGCCTGGACTGTCCCCATGAGGACCTTTCCTTCTGGCTGTCCTATCTGGACATGGACCGGGATTACCAGGCTGTCATCGCCTCCATTGACCGGGAAAATACCTACCTGAGGGCAGCTGCCATGAGCGGGACAGGCATACGCATCCTGCGCCAGGACCCATGGGAGATGATCATTACCTTCGTGATCTCCCAGCAAAAGACCATTCCCAACATACGTCAGCTGGTGGAAGCCCTCAGCAGCCGGTACGGCACCCTTCTGGAAGATAGACAGAACCGTGGGAGCGGTGAGGTCCGGGAGAAAGATGAGGTCCGGGAGAAAGAAGGTGCCCGGAGGGAAGGTGCTGCCCTGGAAGAAAGTCTCCCGCCGGCCTTCTCCTTTCCTGCCCCCAGCCAGCTCTGTCTTGCTTCCCTGGAAGATTTAATGGGGCTTAAGCTGGGCTACCGGGCCAAGTACATCCACAGGCTCTGCCAGGACGCGGTTTCAGGCAGGCTGGACCTTTCCCATCTGGCTGCCCTTAACTATGAGGAAGCCATGGAATATCTCACCGGATTTTACGGAATCGGAAAAAAGGTAGCCAACTGTGTGTGTCTTTTCGGCCTCCACCACATAGACGCGTTTCCGGTAGATACATGGATCGAAAAAATCCTGATGGAGCAGTATTTTGACAGAAAAAAATACCGCCGCATCCCCAAAAACCGTCTCTGCGAAACAATCGTAGAAGATGTGTTCGGGCGATACAGCGGCTGTGCCGGCATCATGCAGCAATATATTTTTTATTACGAGCGCAGCGTCAGGCAGGGAAGGGAATGAGCTGTGTCACTCCATAAGCCGCCCCATAGACGGGCGCAGGCGTCCGGCCACCGTCACTGCAAGAATGCAGAGTATATAATCCGGAATCATGGTGGGCAGGCAGTATACCGCAAAGATGGCGCCCCATCCCACTGTGTCGGGAGTCACCACCACAAAGTGGGTGATGAAGTAAAAGTAAAGGATTCCCATTCCGTAATAAATCACATACCCCACCGTGGCGCTAAACAGGCAGGCCCCGGGCTTTGAGGCGTGCATCCACTCCACTATCTTACCCATCACATAGGCTGCCAGAGCAAATCCCAGCAGAAACCCAAAAGTGGGGCGAATCAGATAAGAAGGTCCTCCGCCCCGCGCAAATACAGGAATTCCCACCAGTCCAATCAGCAGATAGGTGGACACACTGAGGAAGGCTCTTCTGGAGCCAAGCAAAAGGCCTGCCAGAAGCACAAAGAACCACTGAAGGGTAAAATTCATGGTGTCCGCTCCCACCGGTATGACAATCTTAATAAAGGCCCCCACTGCTGTCAACGCCGTAAACAGCCCGCATACCGTCAGGTCCCTTGCAATTCCGTGCCGCTGCACCATTGTACGGCTTCCTGTGCTGCTTCCCTGTCTCATTCACTCCACTCCTTCTGTCTCATCAAAATCTGCCTGCCGGACAAATCACATCATGCCCAGCTCAAATATCTTCCATCGCTCCCGCAGCCCTGCTTCCCTGCCCACCGCAAAATCCCTGGTGAACGCTCCGTCCCCCCACTGAGGGGCCTTCTGCAGGGCCTTGGGAGACCATTTCTGCGAAAAAGAGACCCGTACCACCTTATACTCCTCATATCCGTAGGAGGCCGCCAGCTGGTCGTAACGGGCTTTCTGGTCCTCATATTCCTCCTGGGACAGGGTTTTAAACCCATGGACAATGTACTCCTGTATATAATATCCGTCTTTAAAATCCCGGTCCTCCTGTTCAAAATTCAGGGCTTCCAGCTGATCTTGCGGAAACAGCCTGCTGCACATGTCGAACTGGCCCAGACCCTTATACTTATAAAACCAGGCAGCTGTCATCTGAGGCATGTCCGCGGGCATGGATTCAAATTTAACATGCCTGGGAAGCAAATCGTCCTGCACCGTATATTCACTTACCAGCTTTTCTCCGCCCTTTGCCTTGTTGGCTGCAGCCACCCCGAACATGATGGCCAGACAAAGCAGTGTCAGACCGCAGATTCTGACGGCCTGGGGCGATATGTTGCGTCTGTTCATATTATGCAATCCTTTCATAGCCTTTTAACAGCTGGCCCGGGACATTTCCCTGTGTTCCATACAGCACTTGCGTATTCCCTCGGAAGTATTAAAGAACCGTATTCCATAGGATTTTATCTTGTCCGTATCCATGGTCAGATTTCTGGGACAGGAGGCAAACCTCTCATCATTGCGTTTTAATATACCGCCGGAATCGCTTCCTGCTAATTCCCTGAGGAACAGCCTGGCCGTGTCAAAGGTGTTGTACCGGTTCTCACTTCCAAAGTTATAAACACCTCCGGGAAGCCCCATGGCCTCCTCCAGATGGCGCACCACTTCCCACACATAGGTGATTCCCCTGTAATCATGGACAGGAAACTCCACCTCCCGCCTATCCTTTAACGCGTCCGCCAGCTTCTGCAACAGCCCCTGGCCCGCCGCTCTTCCCCTGGACGGAGCGTCATACATCCAAGTAAGCCTGAGGGCCACTGCATCCGGCAGGTATGTGAGCATGGCTTCCTCCGCCCGTTTCTTGTCTCTTCCATACACATTTCCCGGCTTTCCCTCGCTGCCCTCACGGTTGGGCTCCATGGAATGGGATGTGTTGTAAATCTGGTCGGAACTGGTAAATATCATACGGCTGCCGGCGTTCCTGCATGCCTTGGCCAGGTTGATGGTTCCCCTTACATTGACCTTCTCTGAGAGGACCGGATTTCTTTCACATGTACCTGTGTTTGAAATTGCCGCACAGTGCAGGACATAATCCGGCCGGATAGCCTTTATAAAGGCGGAAACCGCCACAAAATCCTCAATATCCAGTTCCCTGTGCGTCACCCCCACTGCCTCATATCCGTCCCTGTTACTATAATATTCACAAATCCGGGAACCGAGAAATCCCCCGGCCCCTGTTATCAATAAGCGTCTGTTCATTCTGTTTTTATGCCTTTCTACAGATATGATAACATTATAGCCCACTAATTCTTACAATTCTTTACGGATTTCTTAATATTTTAACAAGCTCTTCTTTAATATATTATATCTTCCAGGGAAATCATCTCATATTCCGTGCTGTATTCCTCTTGTGCAAGACTTCTGTCCCTGTATTCCGCCTCCCCTGTCTGATTGTCATAGGGATCGTTTCTCAAATGATCCATGGGCGGCTCAAACTCATATCCGAACTCTCTGGCTGCCGGAAGACGGAAGGGATCCAGATTTCCAAAGTAAAAATCCCACCGCTCTGTCTCCCCCTCCCGGAAGGCCGCTCCTCCAAAGGAACAGTCCGCATAGCGCCAGCCATGGGATGGGGTATAAAACTGCGCCCAGTCATGGCAGCTGATTTCAAGGGGTGATGTATAGAGTCCTGCCTGCCATCTGGCCGGAATGCCTGCCGCACGGCACAGGGTGATGAACAAAAGCGCCTGTACGCCGCAGTCTCCCTTCAGGGATGAGGCCGCATACTGCACAATGTCAGTCAGGGTAAAATAACTCCGCACAAATGAATACATCACATGGGTGGTGATATAGTCATATATCCTTCTGGCCTTCTTTAAGGGGTCCTTTTCCTCCCCCACAATGTCAGACGCCAGTTCCCGTATCAGGGGAGTAAACCGGATATGGGGCGGCTGCTGCGCCAGCCAGGCATCCATGGGCTCTGCAAAACCATTTGCTCCGGTTCTCTCTTTGATGCGTTCCGGGCCGCCGTGTTCCAGGCTGCCACGGGAGAAGTCCTTGTATGCTTCCCGGTTCTCAAAGGAAAACTCCACCAAATATTTCTGCCCCTTCCTGTGTTTTGTATGGAAGCAGATGGTGCGCTGAAAGGCATCCGGGCGCGCAATGGTATATTCCTGTGCCTCGGCTTCCCTTTCCCCGATTCTTACGCTGTGGATTTTCACATTCTTTACCTGGGCATATTCAATCGGCAGAGGAAGATAGACCTTGATATCTTCGCCGTCCCGCTCCGCTTCCTCCAGAATCCCAAGTGTGCCGCGGATACAAAACCTGCATCCGGCGCCTCCCCGTTCTTTCATGGACGCAATGGTTCTGTTAAGAAGCGCGAAGTTTTCCGCCTTAGACCGGACCAGTTCCAGGTCCATTGCCCGGTTCTCATATTCTTTCCTGGTCTTCAAGACATTTTTCAGGAAGCTGCTCCGGAAGCGCACCTCTCCGTCCACGTAAATCCAGTCCGCTGCATCCTCCTCCCACAGGGTTTCCAGCTCACAGTCCTTAAAATCCCTTACATTGTCCCGCAGTATGCCAAGGGCCTCTGCCCATGTATAGGGGTACTGTCCCGGCATCCGCTTAAGAATCTCCTTTTCAATCATAAGGCGCTTTCTCAAAGCCTGGGGAATATCCTTTTCCAGCCTGCTGTCAATCCTGCGGACAGCCCTGTCAAACTCCCCTCTCCACTTTAACTTTTCTATATCCTCCGGCAGCACAACCGCCAGAGAATCAAAATAACTGTTATCCATCTGAATCTCCCCTTCCATTTTCCCTGCTGTGGCTTTTCCCTGTTACGGCCTCTTTCCCCGCCATAGCCTTTCTCTATCATACCCTTTTTTTGCCCATTGTACAATACCATTGCACCATACCGGGAATGGACGCAAAAAGCCCGGACAGGCTCTCTGTGCCGTCTGTCCGGGCTTATGCTTTTCCGTTCTATTTGAATATGCCCTTCTTCTTAGGCTTCTCTTCCTCCGGTGATGCGACGCCGTTCATCGCATCGTCAAACCGCCTTAAGGCATCTTTCTGCGCCTGGTTCATACGCTCCGGCACCTGAACCACCAAAGTAACATAGTGGTCGCCCCTGACACTGCGGCTGCGCAGCGAGGGAACACCTTTTCCCTTTAAGCGTACCTTGGTATCTGTCTGGGTGCCCGGCCTTACATCGTACTCTACTTCGCCGTCCACTGTCTTTATGCGGATAGGGCCTCCCAGGGCTGCCCGGGCAAAGGATATGGGCACCGTGGAATAAATACTGGTATCCTGGCGCTTGAATATGGGATGCTGGGAAACAACTGCCTCCACCAGCAAATCACCGCGCTCACCGCCGCCAGTGCCGGGCTCGCCGCCCCCTGCCAGACGCACGCACTGGCCGTTGTCAATGCCTGCCGGAATGGATACCTTGAATTTCTTGCGCACTGTTTTATAACCTGTACCATAACAGTCAGGACACTTTTCCTTGATAACCTGTCCGGTACCATTACAGTCAGGACATGTCTGCACATTCTGTACAGTACCGAAAAAGGACTGCTGGGTGTACATGATTTTACCCTTTCCATTACACTTGGAACAGGTCTGAGGGGAAGTGCCTGCCTTAGCGCCTGTGCCGTGACAGCTGGCACAGGTTTCTTTAAAGTTAATCTCGATCTCTTTATCACAGCCAAATACAGCTTCCTCAAATGTAATCCTAACAGAAGTCTTTATGTTGGCGCCCCGTGATGGTCCGCTTCTGGCCCTCCCGGACCTGCCGCCGCCAAAAATATCACCAAAAATATCACCGAAGATATCGCCCATATCCCCGCCAAAATCAAAGCCGCCGAAGCCGCCACCAAAGCCGCCTGCCCCTGCGCCTCCCTGTTCAAATGCAGCATGGCCGAACTGGTCGTACTGCTGACGTTTCTGAGGGTCGCTTAACACGCTGTATGCCTCGGAAGCTTCTTTAAACTTGGCCTCTGCCTCTTTATCGCCTGGGTTGGCATCGGGGTGGTATTTCTTGGCAAGTTTCCTGTATGCTTTTTTCAATGCATCCTCATCTGCATCTTTGGGAACGCCCAGAACTTCATAGTAATCTCTCTTACTCTCTGCCATGTTGTTTACCTCTTAATCTATCTGAACGCCGCAAAACTGGCCCTGACAGGCAGTTTCAAAAGCACTCTTTATCAGCCACAAAGGGGGTAGTGGCCGGTTTCCCGGCTCCTAAGCCCCCTGTTTGTTTTATCCGGATTTATTTCCTGGATTTATTTTACTTCCCTGAATTTATACTTCCTTGAAATCTGCGTCCACAACGTCATCGCCGCCTGCTGCGTTTCCGGCGCCGCCCATGTCAGGACCTGCCTGGCCTGCTGCACCGGAGGCCTGAGCCTGCTCATAAACCTTTGCAAACAGCTTCTGAGCGCTGTTCATCAGCTTCTCTCTGCCGGCCTTGATGTCCTCTACCTGTGCGTCTGTCATCTCCTCAACCGGAGCGCGGTTGATGGCTTCCTTCAGTGAATTAAGGTCAGCTTCCACTTCTGCCTTGTCGCCGGGAGCAATCTTATCCCCAACCTCTTCCAGGGCCTTCTCGGTCTGGAATACCATGGAGTCCGCATCGTTCCTTGCGTCAATGGCTTCCTTGCGCTTCTTGTCCTGTGCCTCGTACTCAGCTGCTTCTTTCACTGCCTTATCAATATCATCGTCTGACATATTGGAACCGGAGGTAATGGTGATGTGCTGCTCCTTACCTGTTCCCAGATCCTTTGCGGATACGTTTACAATACCGTTGGCATCAATGTCAAAGGTAACCTCAATCTGCGGAATTCCTCTTCTTGCAGGCGGAATTCCATCCAGGCGGAACTGTCCCAGTGTCTTGTTATCCCTTGCAAACTGGCGCTCGCCCTGTACCACATGGATATCCACGGCTGTCTGGTTGTCGGCAGCGGTTGAGAATATCTGGCTCTTCTTGGTAGGAATGGTGGTATTCCTCTCAATCAGTCTGGTAGCCACGCCGCCCATGGTCTCGATGGACAGGGAGAGAGGCGTTACATCCAGAAGAAGGATGTCTCCTGCACCTGCATCGCCGGCCAGCTTGCCGCCCTGAATGGCAGCGCCGATGGCCACGCACTCATCCGGGTTCAGGGTCTTGCTGGGTTCCTTGCCTGTCAGCTGTTTAACCTTTTCCTGTGCAGCTATCATACGTGTGGAACCGCCTACCAACAGCACCTTGCCTAACTCAGAAGCAGTGATGCCTGCATCCTTAAGCGCATTCTGTACCGGGATAGCAGTGCGCTCTACCAGGTCGTGGGTCAGTTCGTCAAACTTAGCCCTGGTCAGGTTCATATCCAGATGCTTTGGTCCCTCGGCAGTTGCAGTGATAAAGGGAAGATTGATATTGGTTGTGGTAGCTGTGGACAGCTCCTTCTTTGCCTTCTCAGCTGCTTCCTTCAGTCTCTGGAGAGCCATCTTGTCATTGGACAGATCCACGCCCTCAGCTTTCTTGAACTCGGAAATCATCCAGTTTGTAATTGCGTTGTCAAAGTCATCGCCGCCCAGACGGGTATCGCCGTTGGTAGACAGAACCTCAATTACGCCGTCGCCGATTTCGATAATGGAAACATCAAAGGTACCGCCGCCTAAGTCGTATACCATGATCTTCTGTTCTTTTTCATTGTCAAGTCCGTAAGCCAGGGCTGCTGCCGTAGGCTCGTTGATGATACGCTTTACATCCAGGCCAGCAATCTTGCCTGCATCCTTGGTAGCCTGGCGCTGGGCATCATTAAAATATGCCGGAACCGTGATAACTGCCTCTGTCACAGTCTCACCCAGATAGCTCTCTGCGTCAGCTTTCAGCTTCTGCAGAATCATGGCGGAAATCTCCTGTGGAGTGTACTTCTTTCCGTCGATGTCTACCCTGTAGTCCGTGCCCATGTGGCGCTTGATGGAAGAGATGGTCTTATCTGCGTTGGTAACTGCCTGACGCTTTGCAGGCTCGCCAATCAGCCTCTCTCCTGTCTTTGTGAATGCCACAACGGACGGTGTTGTCCTTACGCCTTCCGCGTTGGCAATAACAGTTGGTTTTCCGCCTTCCATAACAGCCACACAGCTGTTTGTCGTACCTAAGTCAATACCTATAATCTTGCTCATAGTCTTTTCCTCCTGATTATTTTATGAGAATTTAAGTAAATATCCAATGTCAATTTGCCACTTTTACCATACTGTGTCTGACCACGCTGTCTCTGTACATATAACCCTTCTGCAATTCCTCCGCCACTATGTTCTCTCCCAGGCTTTCATCATCCACATGCATCACTGCGTTGTGGTAGTTGGGGTCAAACTCCTGGCCTACTGCTTCAATGGCTTTCACGCCGGCTTCCTCCAGTGTTTTCCGGAACTGCTTATATATCTTCTCCATACCCTCTGCAAGGGGTGTTCCCTTTGCATCCTCAGGCACGGTTGCCAGGCCTCTCTCAAAGTTATCAATGACGGGAAGGATTCTCTCTATGATGTCCTTGGCTCCCATCTCATACATGGCGGACTTTTCCTTGTCTGTCCGCTTGCGGAAATTCTCAAATTCCGCCATCTGACGTTTCACCCGGTCGGTGAGATCTTCTATCTTTTCATCCCTGGGGTCTTTCTTCTTCTTAAAAAATCCCTTTTTTTCTTCCTTTTCAGCGGCAGGCGCCTGCTCTGTATCTTCCTCTGCGCCTTCCGGCACATCTTCTGCCGTCTCTCCGGTCTCAGCGGCAGCCTCTGTATTCCCTGCCTCCCCGGATCCGGCCTCAGAAGTCTGTTCTGTTCCCGCTTCCTGCTCTGTATTCAGGGCCTCGTCTTCCTTTTTTAACGCTTCGTCTTTCATATCTTCACTCACAGCTTATCACCTTTCATCTTTTTTAAATGCTGTATCCAGCTGATTCATCAGATTGCGCAGAGTCCCAAGAACCTTTTCATAATCCATTCGCTTGGGCCCTATAATACCGATGGTTCCCCGAAGGCCTCCTCCCAAATCATAATTGGCAGTGACCACACTGCAGTCCTTCATGGACTGCACCGGGCTCTCATCACCGATATAAACCTGAATGCCTGCTTCTTCCTCTGTACCGGAATTGACTTCCGCCACAAATTCCTGCAGCACTTCTTTATGTTCCAGTGTATCAATGAGCCGGCTGGCCTTGTCGCCGTCCGAAAGCTCAGGGTACTTGAAAATGTTGGTAGCTCCGCTGGTATAAATCTGCAGGTCCTCTTCCCCTGCCTTGATGGCCTCCGCCACCTCGTTAAGTACCAGATCCACCACCTGGCTGTGGATGCCTGCATCGCCCTTTAGCTTGCTGATAACATCCAGATTGATATCCTCTATGGTCAGCCCGTTCAGGCTGCTGTTAAGCAGGATGTTCAGGTTAAGGAGCTCCTCGTCGCTGAGATTATCCTCAATATCAATCATGGTGTTCTTAATGATATTGCCTTCCACCACCACAACCACCAGAAGCTTATGCTTCTCCATCTTGGAAAGCTGGATGAACTTAAGCTTTGTCTTGTGATAACTGGGGCCGCTGATCATGGTCGCATAGTTGGTATTAGCTGCCAGCACCTGAGCCATCTTCTTTAGGACCAGTTCCAGCTTATCAACCTTTTGGACCATCATCTCCTTGAACTCGGTTACCTCGCTCTCCTTATCCAGCATAATCTGGTCCACGTAGAACCGGTACCCTTTGTCGGAAGGAATACGTCCCGCTGAGGTATGGGGCTGAACGATATACCCCATCTCTTCCAGGTCTGACATCTCATTTCGGATGGTGGCAGAGCTGA
Coding sequences within:
- a CDS encoding transglutaminase-like domain-containing protein; translation: MEGEIQMDNSYFDSLAVVLPEDIEKLKWRGEFDRAVRRIDSRLEKDIPQALRKRLMIEKEILKRMPGQYPYTWAEALGILRDNVRDFKDCELETLWEEDAADWIYVDGEVRFRSSFLKNVLKTRKEYENRAMDLELVRSKAENFALLNRTIASMKERGGAGCRFCIRGTLGILEEAERDGEDIKVYLPLPIEYAQVKNVKIHSVRIGEREAEAQEYTIARPDAFQRTICFHTKHRKGQKYLVEFSFENREAYKDFSRGSLEHGGPERIKERTGANGFAEPMDAWLAQQPPHIRFTPLIRELASDIVGEEKDPLKKARRIYDYITTHVMYSFVRSYFTLTDIVQYAASSLKGDCGVQALLFITLCRAAGIPARWQAGLYTSPLEISCHDWAQFYTPSHGWRYADCSFGGAAFREGETERWDFYFGNLDPFRLPAAREFGYEFEPPMDHLRNDPYDNQTGEAEYRDRSLAQEEYSTEYEMISLEDIIY
- a CDS encoding DNA-3-methyladenine glycosylase family protein, translating into MIHRYETPCMDLQQIHQSGQCFRMVPLPEHTYPSGTKNGYRLISGLRVLRAWQDGPFVCLDCPHEDLSFWLSYLDMDRDYQAVIASIDRENTYLRAAAMSGTGIRILRQDPWEMIITFVISQQKTIPNIRQLVEALSSRYGTLLEDRQNRGSGEVREKDEVREKEGARREGAALEESLPPAFSFPAPSQLCLASLEDLMGLKLGYRAKYIHRLCQDAVSGRLDLSHLAALNYEEAMEYLTGFYGIGKKVANCVCLFGLHHIDAFPVDTWIEKILMEQYFDRKKYRRIPKNRLCETIVEDVFGRYSGCAGIMQQYIFYYERSVRQGRE
- the pheT gene encoding phenylalanine--tRNA ligase subunit beta, which gives rise to MNTALSWIKAYVPDLDVTAQDYTDAMTLTGTKVEGYTCLDKNLEKIVVGEILEVKGHPDADKLVVCQVNVGAEEPVQIVTGAPNITEKSIGEKVPVVLDGGRVAGGHDGGALPEEGIRIKQGKLRGVESCGMMCSVEELGASRDMYPDAPESGIYILPGDSVPGSDAVEIMGLRDVVFEYEITSNRVDCYSVIGIAREAAATFGKAFHAPVVTPTGNGEDIHDYLNVRVENSELCPRYCARMVKNIKLAPSPQWMQRRLAGNGIRPINNIVDITNYVMEEYGQPMHAFDYDQLAGREIVVKCAKDGDVFQTLDGQERKLDSTILMINDGEKEVGIAGIMGGENSKITDNVQTMVFESACFNGTNIRLSAKKVGLRTDASGKYEKGLDPNTAEEAVNRACQLIEELGAGEVVGGIIDLYPEKRTSKRIPFDAVKINRLLGTDIPEETMLSYFKTIELDYDPETKEVIAPTWRQDLERMADLAEEVARFYGYDKIPTTLPSGEATTGKLSYKLQIEEVAREIAEFCGFSQGMTYSFESPKVFDRMLIPEDSALRKTVEISNPLGEDFSVMRTTSLNGMLTSLSTNYNRRNKDVRLYELANVYRPKSLPLTELPDERMQFTLGMYGDGDFFTMKGVVEEFFEKAGMHKKPHYDPSAEHPYLHPGRKADILYDGAVVGFLGEVHPDVADNYKIGDRAYIAVIDMPSIMDFTTFDRKYTGIARFPAVTRDISMVVPKDILVGQIEDVIEQRGGKVLESYKLFDVYEGAQVLAGHKSVAYSITFRAKDHTLEEKEVTSVMNKILNGLGGLGIELRA
- a CDS encoding SDR family oxidoreductase, coding for MNRRLLITGAGGFLGSRICEYYSNRDGYEAVGVTHRELDIEDFVAVSAFIKAIRPDYVLHCAAISNTGTCERNPVLSEKVNVRGTINLAKACRNAGSRMIFTSSDQIYNTSHSMEPNREGSEGKPGNVYGRDKKRAEEAMLTYLPDAVALRLTWMYDAPSRGRAAGQGLLQKLADALKDRREVEFPVHDYRGITYVWEVVRHLEEAMGLPGGVYNFGSENRYNTFDTARLFLRELAGSDSGGILKRNDERFASCPRNLTMDTDKIKSYGIRFFNTSEGIRKCCMEHREMSRASC
- the pheS gene encoding phenylalanine--tRNA ligase subunit alpha gives rise to the protein MKEQLEKIKEEALRQIESSEALERLNDIRVSYLGKKGELTNLLKSMKDVAPEDRPKVGQMVNDVRGLIEGRLEEAKTALARKAREEQLKREVIDVTLPARKNNVGHSHPNTIALEEVERIFVGMGYEVVEGPEVEYDRYNFEKLNIPKGHPARDEQDTFYINENILLRSQTSPVQVRTMEKGRLPIRMIAPGRVFRSDEVDATHSPSFHQIEGLVIDRNITFADLKGTLAEFARELFGPETKVKFRPHHFPFTEPSAEVDVTCFKCGGSGCRFCKGSGWIEILGCGMVHPHVLEMCGIDPDEYSGFAFGVGLERIALLKYEIDDMRLLYENDIRFLKQF
- a CDS encoding biotin transporter BioY — its product is MRQGSSTGSRTMVQRHGIARDLTVCGLFTALTAVGAFIKIVIPVGADTMNFTLQWFFVLLAGLLLGSRRAFLSVSTYLLIGLVGIPVFARGGGPSYLIRPTFGFLLGFALAAYVMGKIVEWMHASKPGACLFSATVGYVIYYGMGILYFYFITHFVVVTPDTVGWGAIFAVYCLPTMIPDYILCILAVTVAGRLRPSMGRLME